Within Lactobacillus amylovorus DSM 20531, the genomic segment ACAGACTCTTCGGTACTAAGTAATCTTCCTTTTTCTGAAAAATATTTTCTCTAATGCGCTTTCATGTTACACAAAGAAATGATTTGGTGTTAAGATGATTTACGTGTTCGAGTTTTATTCAACACGAGAAGGGAGGTCACGAAGTAATGGAGAAATCATTTGTTTTTAAATTCATGGGCTTGAATTTTGATCTTACTGGGATCATTGGTTCAACGCTAATGGCTTTGACAGTTTTCTTTATCTGCTTTTGGCTTGCACGAAAAGTCGAACTAAAGCCAAATAAAAGACAAAATGTACTTGAGTATTTGCTAGAATTTACTAACGGTATTGTAAAAGATAACGTCAGCGACGTGGATGCTCAAAACCACTTGTCTTTATATGCTTTTGTATTGTTCCTTTTCATCTGGTTCATGAACCAATTGGGTATGTTCCTAGAAGTCAAAGTTGATGATTGGGTGTTTATTAAATCACCAACTGCCGATCCAGTAGCGACAATGTCGTTTGCAATGATGACCTTGCTTCTATCGTTCACATTCGGCGTACAAAGATTTGGTGTTGGCGGATATTTAAAGAATTATACGCAACCAGTTGGTTTTATGCTTCCAATTAATTTAATTGAAGAGTTCACCAACTTCTTAACCTTATCATTGCGTCTTTATGGGAATATATATGCTGGTGAAGTTTTGCTAACTTTAATTGGTAATGATCTAGCACATGCTGGCGGACCATTTACGTTGATTCTAGCAGCTCCATTAGCTATGATTTGGCAAGGTTTCTCTGTCTTCATTGGCTCTATCCAGGCATATGTTTTCGTAACTCTGTCAATGGTTTACATTGGTAAAAAAGTTACTACAGAATAATTTTTCGGAGGTATAAATTTATGGCAGAAGCTTTTAAATATCTCGCTGCTTCTATCGCAGCTGGTTTAGCAGCATTGGCTGCATCACTTGGTAACGGTAAAGTTATTTCAAAGACTCTTGAAGGTATGGCTCGCCAACCTGAAAGTGCAGGTAATTTAAGAGCAACAATGTTCATTGGTGTTGGTTTGATCGAAGCCGTTCCTATTTTGTCTATTGTTGTTGCCTTCTTAATTCTTTTCCTTTAATAAAGTTTTTCTGTTTGAAGGATTTAAGTTTAAAGAGAGAAGGGCAGTAAATGACTATTCAAACATTATTTGCAGCCTCACATCATATTTACCTAGGTAATGCTATTTGGTATTTAATTTGTTTTGCCACCTTGCTGTTATTGGTCAAGCATTACGCTTGGGGTCCAGTATCAGATATGATGGAAAAGCGGCGGCAAAAAGTTATTAATGACTTGGATTCAGCTGCAAGTGATCGTAAAAAGGCTGAAACGCTTGCTAATGAGCGTGAAGCTGCCTTGAAGAACTCAAGACAAGAAGCAACACAGATTCTCTCTGACGCTAAAACTAATGCGCAAAACACAGGCAAGGAAATCGTAGCTAGTGCAAACGAAGACGCTGCAGCAATTCGTAAGAAAGCAAATGAAGAAGCTGCTAAGGCTAAATCAGATGCTTTAAATGCCGCACGTGATCAAGTAGCTGATATTTCTGTAGCAATTGCCGAAAAAGTTATTGCTAAGAATTTATCTGCTGAAGACCAAAAAGATTTAGTCGACCAATTTATTAAGGGGTTGGATGATTAATGGCTTTAAGTAGAGAAGAAATAGCTGCACGTTACGGTACTGCTTTGTTCGGTTATGCGCAAGATAATAAAGTACTGGATACTGTTTACGATGAAATGATGGAATTGAAAAAGGCAGCAGTTGCCAATCCTAAATTCATCAGTGTCCTTAGCGATCCTATTTTAAGTAGTAAAGATAAAAAGTCTCTTTTAACTGCAGTTGAAAAAGATTTTTCAGATGAAGTGCAAGGCTTTTTGAATTTGTTACTTGAATATAACCGCTTTGCTGATTTAATCGATATTATCGATGAATTTGCTTTACTTTATGACGATGAAAAGAAGATCGCAGCTGGTACTGCAACTACTGCAACTACTGCAGTTAAACTGGATGATGATCAACTTAAGCGTTTAGGTGATAGTTATGCTAAAAAGTATGATTTAAACGCTGTGCGTCTTGAGAATAAAGTTGATCCAAGTATATTAGGCGGCGTAGTCCTCCGAGTGAAGGACTGCGTGATTGATGGATCAGTTAAAAATAGACTGAAGAAGATCCGTGCGCAAATAATTGATAAAAATTAAAAGAGGTGAAACCATTGAGCATTAAAGCGGAAGAAATTAGCTCCTTGATCAAGCAACAACTTGAACATTACGATGATAAGCTCGACATTAACGAAGTTGGTGTTGTAACTTACGTTGGTGATGGTATCGCCCGGGCTCACGGACTTAACGATGTATTGGCTGGTGAATTGTTAAAATTTGATAACGGTTCATACGGTATCGCTCAAAACCTTGAATCCAACGATGTTGGTATCATTATTTTGGGTCAATTTGACAACATTCGTGAAGGTGACCGTGTTCAAAGAACTGGTCGAATCATGGAAGTTCCTGTTGGTGACGCCTTAATTGGTAGAGTAGTTAACCCATTAGGTCAACCTGTTGACGGTGAGGGTGAAATCAAAGCTGATAAGACTCGTCCTATCGAAGCTAAAGCTCCAGGTGTTATGGACCGTCAATCAGTTAAGCAACCACTTCAAACTGGTATTAAAGCTATCGATGCCTTAGTTCCAATTGGTCGTGGTCAGCGTGAATTGATTATCGGTGACCGTAAGACTGGTAAGACTAGTTTGGCTATTGATACTATTCTTAACCAAAAGGGACAAGACGTAATTTGTATTTACGTTGCTATTGGTCAAAAGGAATCAACCGTTAGAACTCAAGTAGAAACTTTAAAGCGTTTTGGCGCAATGGATTACACCATTGTTGTTGAAGCGGGCCCAAGTGAACCAGCACCTATGCTTTATATTGCACCATATGCTGGTACTGCTATGGGTGAGGAATTTATGTACAATGGCAAGGACGTATTAATCGTATTTGACGACCTATCCAAACAAGCCGTCGCTTACCGTGAACTTTCCTTGCTTCTCCGTCGTCCGCCTGGTCGTGAAGCCTACCCAGGTGACGTCTTCTACTTACACTCACGTCTTCTTGAACGTAGTGCTAAGTTGAGTGACAAACTTGGTGGTGGGTCATTGACAGCTTTGCCAATTATTCAAACTGAAGCCGGAGACATTTCTGCATATATTCCAACCAACGTAATTTCTATTACTGACGGTCAGATCTTCTTGCAAAGTGACTTGTTCTTTGCCGGTACTCGTCCAGCTATCGATGCTGGTAACTCAGTTTCTCGTGTTGGTGGTAACGCTCAGATTAAGGCAATGAAGAAAGTTGCTGGTACTTTACGTACTGACCTTGCAGCTTACCGTGAACTTGAAAGTTTCGCTCAATTTGGTAGTGATCTTGATCAAGCAACTCAAGCTAAGTTGAACAGAGGTCAAAGAACTGTTGAAGTATTGAAGCAACCACTTCATGATCCGATCCCTGTTGAAAAGCAAGTATTGATTCTTTATGCTTTGACTCACGGTTACCTTGATGCTGTTCCAGTAGAAGACATTGGACGCTTCCAAAATGAATTGTTCGACAACTTTGATAGCAGTCATGCTGATTTGCTTAAGACAATTCGTGAAACTGGTGAATTACCTGATGATAAGAAATTATCAGCAGCCGTTGAGGAATTCAGTGAAAGCTTTACACCAAGTGAAAAATAGGAGGTAGATTATGCCTGCATCTTTACTTGAGTTAAAGAAAAAGATTGCTTCAGTAAAACAAACCGGTAAGATCACAGAAGCCATGCGAATGGTTTCAGCATCAAAATTGAATCAAACTGAAAATCGTGATAAAGGATATACCGTTTATAACGACTATGTTCGTAAAACGATTTCTCGTTTAATCAGTTCCCAAGTCGTAGATAATCTACGTGAAAAGAACATCTCTATCGATAAGAACAATGTTGCGAAGATCGATTATACTGATGTGTTTGGTTTAGGTATTACTGCTGATATGATTCAAACCCGCAAAAAAGTTAAGACTACAGGTTTCTTAGTAATCAGCGGTGATCGTGGTCTTGTAGGTTCTTACAACAGCAATGTCATCAAAAACATGATGAGCATTTTTGAAGATGAACGTGCACAAGGACATGAAGTTAAAGTTTTAGCCGTTGGTTCTGTCGGCGCTCAATTCTTTAAGAAAAACAACGTTAATGTTGTTTACGAAAAAGATGGCGTTTCAGATGTGCCAACCTTTGATGAAGCTTTACCAATTGTTTCAACTGCAATTAAGATGTATTTAAATGGTGTCTATGACCAACTTTACGTATGTTATACTCACCACGTAAACTCATTATCATCTGCTTTTCGTGTTGAAAAGATGTTGCCAATCGTTGATTTGGATATCGGCGTAAAAGAAGCTGAAGCACATAAAGAATTAGAATATGATATCGAACCAGACATTAACAGTGTACTTACAAAGTTGTTGCCACAGTATGCTCGTTCAACAATTTATGGTGCCATTCTAGACGCCAAGACTGCAGAACATGCTAGTTCAATGACAGCTATGCAAAGTGCGACTGATAATGCCAATGATTTGGTATCAAGTTTAACTACAAAATTAAACCGTGCTAGACAGGCACAAATTACTACTGAAATTACCGAAATTATCAGTGGTGCAAATGCCTTAGAGTAAACTTAGAGTAATAAAGAAAAGGAGGTAGATGTTTTGAGTGAAGGTGAAATCGTTCAAGTAATCGGCCCAGTTGTCGATGTTAAATTCCCAATCGATAAGAATTTACCTGATATTAACAATGCCTTGCGCGTAATCAAATCAGAGGATGAAAGCATCGTCCTTGAAGTTACGCTTGAACTCGGTGATGGTGTCTTAAGAACGATCGCCATGGAATCTACCGATGGTCTTCGCCGTGGTATGAAGGTTGAAGATACTGGTGCTCCAATTTCAGTTCCAGTTGGGGAAGATACTTTAGGTCGTGTGTTCAACGTTTTGGGTCAACCAATTGATGGCGGTCCAGAATTTTCAAAAGATCACCCTCGTGAAGGTATCCACAAAGAAGCACCTAAATATGAAGATTTAACTACCAGTAGAGAAATCCTTGAAACTGGTATTAAAGTTATCGACTTGCTTGAACCATATGTACGTGGTGGTAAAGTTGGTTTGTTCGGTGGTGCCGGTGTTGGTAAAACAACTATCATTCAGGAATTAATTCACAACATCGCTCAAGAACACGGTGGTATTTCCGTATTTACTGGTGTTGGTGAAAGAACTCGT encodes:
- the atpB gene encoding F0F1 ATP synthase subunit A, giving the protein MEKSFVFKFMGLNFDLTGIIGSTLMALTVFFICFWLARKVELKPNKRQNVLEYLLEFTNGIVKDNVSDVDAQNHLSLYAFVLFLFIWFMNQLGMFLEVKVDDWVFIKSPTADPVATMSFAMMTLLLSFTFGVQRFGVGGYLKNYTQPVGFMLPINLIEEFTNFLTLSLRLYGNIYAGEVLLTLIGNDLAHAGGPFTLILAAPLAMIWQGFSVFIGSIQAYVFVTLSMVYIGKKVTTE
- the atpE gene encoding F0F1 ATP synthase subunit C, translated to MAEAFKYLAASIAAGLAALAASLGNGKVISKTLEGMARQPESAGNLRATMFIGVGLIEAVPILSIVVAFLILFL
- the atpF gene encoding F0F1 ATP synthase subunit B; translated protein: MTIQTLFAASHHIYLGNAIWYLICFATLLLLVKHYAWGPVSDMMEKRRQKVINDLDSAASDRKKAETLANEREAALKNSRQEATQILSDAKTNAQNTGKEIVASANEDAAAIRKKANEEAAKAKSDALNAARDQVADISVAIAEKVIAKNLSAEDQKDLVDQFIKGLDD
- the atpH gene encoding ATP synthase F1 subunit delta, which produces MALSREEIAARYGTALFGYAQDNKVLDTVYDEMMELKKAAVANPKFISVLSDPILSSKDKKSLLTAVEKDFSDEVQGFLNLLLEYNRFADLIDIIDEFALLYDDEKKIAAGTATTATTAVKLDDDQLKRLGDSYAKKYDLNAVRLENKVDPSILGGVVLRVKDCVIDGSVKNRLKKIRAQIIDKN
- the atpA gene encoding F0F1 ATP synthase subunit alpha; its protein translation is MSIKAEEISSLIKQQLEHYDDKLDINEVGVVTYVGDGIARAHGLNDVLAGELLKFDNGSYGIAQNLESNDVGIIILGQFDNIREGDRVQRTGRIMEVPVGDALIGRVVNPLGQPVDGEGEIKADKTRPIEAKAPGVMDRQSVKQPLQTGIKAIDALVPIGRGQRELIIGDRKTGKTSLAIDTILNQKGQDVICIYVAIGQKESTVRTQVETLKRFGAMDYTIVVEAGPSEPAPMLYIAPYAGTAMGEEFMYNGKDVLIVFDDLSKQAVAYRELSLLLRRPPGREAYPGDVFYLHSRLLERSAKLSDKLGGGSLTALPIIQTEAGDISAYIPTNVISITDGQIFLQSDLFFAGTRPAIDAGNSVSRVGGNAQIKAMKKVAGTLRTDLAAYRELESFAQFGSDLDQATQAKLNRGQRTVEVLKQPLHDPIPVEKQVLILYALTHGYLDAVPVEDIGRFQNELFDNFDSSHADLLKTIRETGELPDDKKLSAAVEEFSESFTPSEK
- a CDS encoding F0F1 ATP synthase subunit gamma, translated to MPASLLELKKKIASVKQTGKITEAMRMVSASKLNQTENRDKGYTVYNDYVRKTISRLISSQVVDNLREKNISIDKNNVAKIDYTDVFGLGITADMIQTRKKVKTTGFLVISGDRGLVGSYNSNVIKNMMSIFEDERAQGHEVKVLAVGSVGAQFFKKNNVNVVYEKDGVSDVPTFDEALPIVSTAIKMYLNGVYDQLYVCYTHHVNSLSSAFRVEKMLPIVDLDIGVKEAEAHKELEYDIEPDINSVLTKLLPQYARSTIYGAILDAKTAEHASSMTAMQSATDNANDLVSSLTTKLNRARQAQITTEITEIISGANALE